One genomic region from Flavobacteriales bacterium encodes:
- a CDS encoding alpha/beta hydrolase — protein sequence MEYQIQEEGEFKYVEAGEGHTLMLLHGLFGALSNFHDVISHFSDRYRVVIPLMPIYTLPVLETNVKNLAKYIHRFIKFKNYDKVTLLGNSLGGHVALIYAVSFGDRLHSMVLTGSSGLYEKAMGDTFPRREDYDYIKQKVAVTFYDPKHATKELVDECFSIVNDRGKLIRILSLAKSAIRHNMSKEVHKIEVPVCLIWGKDDHITPPEVAEDFHRLLPDSELHWIDECCHAPMMEQPEKFNAILDGWFLRLAEQNKL from the coding sequence ATGGAATACCAGATTCAGGAAGAAGGAGAGTTTAAATATGTAGAGGCAGGTGAGGGACACACCCTCATGCTTTTGCATGGATTGTTTGGTGCGCTAAGCAATTTCCATGACGTGATATCACACTTTTCCGACCGCTATCGGGTGGTTATCCCCCTGATGCCAATATATACCCTGCCGGTTCTTGAAACCAATGTGAAGAACCTGGCCAAATACATACACCGGTTCATTAAGTTCAAGAACTACGATAAGGTTACGTTGCTTGGGAATTCCCTCGGGGGGCACGTGGCGTTGATATACGCAGTGAGTTTCGGTGACCGCCTTCATTCAATGGTGTTGACAGGTAGTAGTGGTCTTTATGAGAAAGCCATGGGCGATACATTTCCCAGAAGGGAAGACTACGATTACATCAAGCAAAAAGTAGCCGTAACGTTTTACGACCCCAAGCATGCTACCAAGGAACTGGTGGATGAATGTTTCTCAATTGTCAATGATCGGGGGAAGCTGATTCGGATACTATCTCTTGCCAAATCAGCCATTCGCCACAATATGTCAAAGGAAGTTCATAAGATAGAAGTTCCTGTTTGCCTGATCTGGGGCAAAGACGACCACATCACTCCACCTGAGGTCGCTGAGGATTTTCATCGGTTGTTGCCGGATTCAGAACTTCATTGGATAGATGAATGCTGTCATGCGCCAATGATGGAGCAGCCGGAGAAGTTCAATGCAATATTGGATGGGTGGTTCCTTAGGCTTGCTGAGCAAAACAAGCTGTAG
- the mraZ gene encoding division/cell wall cluster transcriptional repressor MraZ translates to MSEFIGEYGCRLDAKGRFMLPVGLRKQLSPEARDSFVANRGFEQHLTLYPMDEWQKITAQLKQLNLFVAKNRKFYRQFHNGASVLPLDTTGRLLIPKTLMGYAGIAQDITLFAYANRIEIWATDIYQEFMKDTSDFADLAEEVMGSLLQSGDSDVS, encoded by the coding sequence ATGTCAGAGTTCATAGGAGAGTACGGATGCAGGCTGGACGCCAAAGGCAGATTTATGCTGCCGGTTGGCCTTCGGAAGCAGCTCTCCCCGGAAGCCAGAGACAGTTTTGTGGCAAACCGGGGCTTCGAGCAGCATCTGACTTTGTACCCCATGGACGAGTGGCAGAAGATAACCGCCCAACTCAAACAGTTGAATCTGTTCGTCGCGAAAAACAGGAAGTTTTACAGGCAGTTTCACAACGGAGCCAGTGTATTACCCCTGGATACAACAGGCCGGCTGTTGATTCCGAAAACGCTGATGGGATACGCAGGCATCGCACAGGACATCACGCTCTTTGCATATGCCAACCGGATCGAGATTTGGGCCACGGATATTTACCAGGAATTCATGAAAGACACATCCGACTTTGCCGACCTGGCAGAGGAGGTGATGGGATCCCTGCTCCAATCCGGAGACAGTGATGTATCATGA
- the rsmH gene encoding 16S rRNA (cytosine(1402)-N(4))-methyltransferase RsmH, whose protein sequence is MYHDPVLLHESIAGLNIREGGTYVDATFGGGGHSKAILQQLKGGRLIAFDQDDDAARNKLNDERLIYVPQNFRYLSKYLKLHKALPVDGILADLGVSSHQFDTPGRGFSLRFDGPLDMRMDQRSPRTAAQIIAEYSEDQLTSVFKQYGELPQARKFARTIVLQREIASLTTTVELREVLSKHIPRGKEHSILARVFQALRMEVNDETSVLKDFIEQSREVIREGGRLAIISYHSLEDRLVKHYMRSGNWTGHADTDLKGHILSPFIPSPRKAIQPSEDEINRNPRARSARLRIAERSAYP, encoded by the coding sequence ATGTATCATGACCCTGTACTCCTGCATGAAAGCATAGCAGGCCTGAATATCCGGGAAGGTGGCACATACGTGGATGCAACCTTCGGTGGAGGAGGACATAGCAAGGCCATACTCCAGCAATTGAAAGGCGGACGGCTTATCGCTTTTGACCAGGATGATGATGCCGCCCGAAATAAACTGAATGATGAACGACTGATATATGTACCACAAAATTTTCGGTATTTGTCGAAGTACCTGAAGCTACATAAAGCCCTTCCCGTTGACGGCATTCTGGCCGATCTGGGTGTCTCCTCCCACCAATTTGACACCCCCGGAAGAGGTTTCTCCCTTCGATTTGACGGCCCCCTTGATATGCGCATGGATCAGCGATCCCCGCGTACCGCAGCGCAAATCATAGCAGAATACTCCGAAGATCAACTGACATCAGTATTCAAACAATACGGCGAACTCCCACAGGCAAGGAAGTTTGCCCGAACCATTGTCTTGCAACGCGAGATCGCCTCGCTTACCACCACTGTGGAACTGAGAGAAGTTTTATCCAAACACATCCCGCGTGGTAAAGAACACAGCATCCTTGCAAGGGTATTCCAGGCTCTTAGAATGGAAGTCAATGACGAGACATCGGTACTTAAAGATTTTATAGAACAATCGCGGGAAGTGATCCGTGAAGGAGGCCGACTGGCTATTATCTCTTACCACTCCCTCGAAGATCGCCTCGTGAAACACTATATGCGCAGTGGAAACTGGACTGGACATGCCGATACCGACCTGAAAGGTCATATTCTCTCTCCATTTATTCCCTCTCCAAGAAAGGCCATACAACCTTCAGAAGACGAGATTAACCGCAACCCCAGAGCACGAAGTGCCAGGCTCAGGATCGCAGAAAGGAGCGCTTATCCATGA
- a CDS encoding S-adenosyl-methyltransferase encodes MNKKKEPVKEKKVAKGPFRKVIRGFQSILTGRMLSERGSEKMAPYILFLALLGILYIANIHFAERTVREMDHVQQELKELQTEYITTRSEIMYNSKQSRVSVALSPQGIKESTVPPKKIVIKKDN; translated from the coding sequence ATGAATAAGAAGAAAGAACCGGTTAAAGAGAAAAAGGTAGCCAAAGGACCTTTCAGGAAGGTTATCCGTGGATTTCAAAGCATCCTCACCGGTCGAATGTTGTCGGAAAGAGGCAGCGAAAAGATGGCACCATACATTCTGTTCCTTGCACTGTTGGGTATTCTTTACATCGCAAACATTCACTTCGCAGAGCGCACTGTGCGTGAAATGGATCATGTACAGCAGGAATTGAAGGAGTTGCAAACCGAATACATCACGACCCGCTCCGAAATCATGTACAACAGCAAACAATCCCGCGTTTCCGTAGCGCTCAGCCCACAGGGCATCAAGGAGTCAACAGTGCCGCCAAAAAAGATTGTAATTAAAAAAGACAACTAA